The Archangium primigenium genomic interval GGCCCAGCTTGTCCGCCGCCGCCAGCAGGTCGTAGTAGGCCTCCAGGTGCTTGCCGAACTTCACGAAGGCCGCCAGCACCGAGGTGACGATGAGCTCGGCGGCCACGAGCTGACCGAGCGACAGCTGCCGGCCGATGACGAGCCAGCCGCCCAGGCCGAGCAAGAGCGCGCTCGCCACCGCCTGGAGCGCCAGGGCGCCAATCACCTGCCGGAAGAGGTACTTGAAGTGCTTGCGTCGGCTGCCCAGCCAGTCGCGCGCGAGCGAGTCGGCCCGCTCCAGCGCGTGCGTGGAGCCGCCCCGCTGACGGAAAGCCACCGGGTGGCGCACCAGCTCCTGGAGCCACGCCGCCACGGCGTACTTGGCCTTGGACTCCTTGATGCCCGAGGAGGCCGCCGAGCGCCCGTAACCGATGAGGATGCCGGCCACGCACACCAGGAGGAAGAAGTCGAAGGCGAGCAACATCGGGTGGTAGAAGGCCAGCATCAGCAGGCCGATGGCGGTCTGCAGCACCAGCGCCAGGCCATCGATGAGCAGCGTCGCGCAGGCCTTCTGGACGGTGACGACGTCGAAGAAGCGGTTGGCCAGCTCGGGGCCGTGCGCCTGGTCCATTGCCCGCGTCCGCACGCGGGGCAGTCGGTGGCTCAGGTCACTCACCACCCGGATGAACAGCCGCTGCTGGATGAGCTCCACCACCCAGTACTGCATGGCCCGCAGGGCCGCCGCGAACGCGAGGCCCCCGAGCAACAGGATGCTCAGCACCACCAGGGGCTGCAGCAGCGAGCCGAACGCCACGGTGTTGACCAGGGACTGCACGGCGATGGGGGTGGTCAAGGCGAAGAGCCCCACGCCCACCGCGTAGATGAACACCGCCCGGATGTCCGCCGCCTCCAGGCGCGCCAGCCCCCGCACCCGCGCGAAGGGCGAGGGCGTGCGCCCCTCCGGGCCCCGCAGGGACTGCAACGGCTCGGACTCCTCGGCGAGCACCCAGATGTCCGGCGCCGCGCCCCAGCCGGCCAGCCGCTTGACCAGCTCCCGGCGCGTCCACTGCGCCCCCTGCTCGGGCAGGGCGCTCCCGTGCACCCGCACCCGCGCGCCATCCCACTCGTCGAACCGCACCCAGCGCGCCTGCCCTTGCGCGAAGAACACCGCGGCGATGGGCCCCTGGCGGTGGCCCTCCTGCAGCACCTCGTCCAGGGGACGGCGCAACAGCGTCAGCGTGAGGCCCAGGGCCTGGCCCGCGTGCTGCAACCACGCGCCCCACTGCGCCTCGAGCCCGCCAGGCAGGTGCCGCGTGGCATCCCGGAGCGCCCCGCGCACGGCCCCCCGTCCGGGCGACTGGCCCGTGGACTGCGCGAGCGCCAAGAGCACCTCCTCGAGGGCCTCGGGCAGGGGCGCGAAGGTGTCGTCGCCGGTGTTGGGCGGAGGGCCCTCCGGCGCGGCGGAGGGCTCGGGCAGCGTGTCGCGGTCGTGGTCGGACATAGGGGGATGGGTTCAATCCCGGCCGGCGGCCGTGTCGGAGAGGTTCAGGGTGGAGAAAGTAAAAAGATCCTTTGGTTTCGGAACGCAGGAAATCCGGCACGATTCCTTCGAAAAATCCGAAGGATGGTCGAGACCGGACAGTCGGGTCGCGGCATCGGGCGGACCCCGCGCGGAGTGCGTGCGCACTTCGTTGCGGGGCGCCCCTATCTACGGGGACGCGGGATCCATGGACACCCGGGGCAGCGCCAGGGCGGGATTGCGCGCGAAGAAGCCCACGGGCAGCAGGTGGAAGCCCGCGTGGGCCACGGGCATGACCGGCCACTCCTCGGGGCGCGGCGTGTGCGTCACGCCCAGCGTGTACCAGACCACCACGTCCTCGCCGACCAGGGACTGATCGTCCTTCACCCAGGTGGGCAGACCGTCCCCGCCCCGGCTCTGATTGGGATAGGCCCCGGCGGCATTCAGCTCGCCCGGCGCGTAGCGCGTGGCCCAGAAGTGGTGGTCGATGAAGCCCGCGCGCCTGCGCGAGAGGTTCTCCGGCGCGGCGAAGGGGACGGTGTTCTCGCCCGGAACCAGCGCGAAGCCCGTGGGCATTCCCAGCGTGTTGTGCTCCTGGGGGTTCTGGATCAACCACCGCCGCGCGCTCGCCAGGTTCATGTCGCGCTGGGCGCGGGCCTCGCTGGCCAGGGGCTCCATGTCCATGGCGAAGGCATTGCCCAGGGGGTTGGCCGCGCCCATGGGCAGCGAGCGCGTGTTCATCTCCAGGAGGGAGTTGCGGCGCCCGTCCACATCCAGATCGAGCCGGAAGCTGAAGAAGTGCTGGTGATGGACGGCGAGGACGCCCTCGGCCACCTTGTGGCCGAACGGATCATGCCCCGCGTGCCCCGCGTGGCCGGACTCGGGCCGCACGCCCTTGGCCAGCATGATGCCCGTGAGCTGGACGTCGACCGCGATGGAGCCGTCCTGCTTGAAGACATAGGCCAGGAGGTAGTCGTAGTTGGCGACCGCCACCCCATAGGCCACCACCAGCTCGATGCCCCGCCGGGACTCGTTGCGCTTCGCGTCGGTGTCGTAGTGCTTCCACAGGATGCCGCCATCGCGCTCGTAGAGGGCGAGCGCGCGGGGGGTCTCGAGGACCTCGCCCGCGCCGTTGCTCCCGATGGCCGGCAGGAACGCGGCACCGGCGGGCACATCCACGCCCGGGTCCAGCGGTCCGACATGGTTGCCGAAGCCGTACTCGCCCACGTCGAAGGCGCTCCGCCAGGACCACGTCTCCCCGGGGTCGCCATAGGGCACCACCATCTCGGACAGGGACAGCCGGTGGAGCACCTTGCGCTCCCGCCCTCCGTCCGCGTAGGTCACCTGGTGGAGCACCGCGCCCTCCCGCGGATGGGCCTCCACGCGGAAGCGCCAGTTCTGCCAGCGCACCTCGTTGCCCGTCACCGTGAAGTTCACCCCCTCCGGATGGGTCATGACGATGGGCCGGGGACGGGGGCTCGGCGGACCGACGGAGGCCGCGTCGAAGGCCCCGGCGTCCTGGGGCACGGGGACGACGTCCCCATCGATGACGTCCACCACCGTGCGCGTGGTGAGGTCCACGAGCGCGAGCACGCCCTCCACGGGCCGCGCATAGGCATAGGCGCTGTCGCCCTTGAAGAAGGGAAAGACACGCAGCAGCCGATGGTCCTTGAGCGCGGGGTCCTGGGAAGGCCCGGGTGCCCAGGTGTCCAGGTGGATGTGCTGAGGATTGCCCAACCCCCGTCGGCGCATGGCGGTGAGCCAGCGCTCGTCCTTCCACACCAGGGCCTTGCCCAGTTCCTTGTCCGCGGTGACCAGCGAGGGCTGCACGCCGGGCACGTGCTTCCACTCCTCCACGGCCTCGGGGGGCGTCAGCCGGACCCGCGCCTCGAAGGTCATGTTCCGCGCGGTGTCATGGACCACCACGAAAGCGCGGCGGGGCACGGGCGTCCCCGCCTCGAAGGCCTCGAGCTCTTCCTTGGAGGGTTCCCAGGGCGCGGCCAGGGAAATGAGCGTGTGCTCGTTCACGTGACCCCGCTCGCGCAGCAGGTGGAGGGCCCGCGTGTACTCCGCCGCCGAGAAGGCCTCCAGCGGATGGAGCGGCGTGGGCGCGGGCCGCGTGGGAACGCCCCCGGCCGCTCCGGACCGCATGGCACACGACAGATTCGCGAAGGACAGTACGCCCGCGAGCAGGATGCGCCTCGTCAACGTCGACATGTCTTGGAACTCTCCCGGACCGCGCCTCGGTCCTGGAGCGCGTGCTTGTCACGAGCCAGCGCGAGGCGGACAGCCAACCGCGCGGCATCTGATGACTGGCGAGACAAAACCCGGGCCCGGGCGTCGGGCGCTGAACGGGGCGCGCCCGCTCAGGGCAGACGGTTCAACGCATCCATGAGGCGCTCCACGTCCCGCGCGCTGTTGTAGTGCAGCAGCGAGACGCGCACGGCGCCCTCGGGCATCAGCCCCAGCGCCTGGGCCGTCATCGTGGAGTAGTAGTGCCCGGCCGCCACGCCCACGCCGTGCCGGGCCAGGTGCTCGGCCACCGCGCGGGGCGTGCGCCCCGGGACGTTGAAGCAGAACGTGGCCACGCGTCCCTGGGGCTCGGCGATGCCGTAGAGCCGCACCCGGGGATGGGCGAGGAGCCGCTCCAGGGTGGACTCCAGCAGCGGCTGCTCCAGGGCCACGATGCGGCGGAAGGCCCGCTCCAGACCCGCGCGTCCGGGCACCCCGTCCCCGAGCACCTCGCGCACGTAGTCCAAGGAGCCCAACCACCCCGCGAGCAGCTCATGGGGCGCCGTTCCCGGCTCGAACTTCTGCACGCTGTCGTCGGGCACGAACCACAGCTTGTCCGCCGGCAGCCGCGCCAGCAGGTCCCGCCGCACGTACAGACAGCCCAGGTGCGGCCCGAAGACCTTGTACGGAGACATCAGCGCGAAGTCCGCGCCCCAGGCCCTCACGTCCGGCAGCAGGTGCGGGCTGGCGTGCACCGCGTCCACCAGCGTCCAGGCGCCCACCGCGCGCGCCAGCGCCGCCGCTCCGGCCACGTCCGGCACCGTGCCCACCGCGTTGGAGGCCGCCGTGAGCGCCACCAGCCGCGTGCGCGGCGTGAGCAGCGCGCGCAGGTCCGCCAGCTCCAGCCGCCCCTCGGGCCAGTGCGCCCGCCACAGCCGCACGCCCACGCCCTGGGCCTCCAGGTCCCGCCAGGGGCTCGCGTTGGACTCGTGCTCCAGCTCCGAGATGACGACCTCGTCGCCCGGTTGGAACAGCCGCGAGAAGGCCCGCGCGAGCTGGAAGGACAGGGCCGTCGCGCTCGTGCCCAGCATCACCTCGTCGGGCTGGCAGCCGAGGAACTCGGCCGTCGCGGCGCGCGCCCGGGCCTTGAGCTCCGTGGTGCGCACCGAGACCCCATACGGCTGGTTCACGTTGCAGCTGCCCGTGGACAGGTAGCCGGAGATGGCGTCGATGCACCGCGCGGGCACCTGCGCCCCCGCCGCGTTGTCCAGGTAGCTGAAGTCCAGCCGCAAGGCGGGGAAATGCTCGGCGAAGGGGGAGGTCATGCCGCCCATCCTAGAGCACCGGCGCGTCACCGCCCGGAGGGAACGAGGACGGCGCGCGCGGCGCGGACCCGCTCGGCCAGCTGGGCCAGGTCCGCATCGGGAATGCCCGCCTCGGCGAGCTGCTGGACGGTCTCCTCGAGGTAGTCGGCGTTCGGGCCGCTCTCCCCCTCGCACGTGGCGAGGCGTTGGAGCATCGCGCCCGGCTCGGGGGTGGGCTCATGCAGCGGGCCCACGGGATCCGTACAGAACGTCAGCACGGGAATGCCGCCTTCGGTCGTCCAGGTCTCGAGCCAGCACGGCACGTAGAAGGGCAGCGTCATCTCGCGCTCCCAGACCCGGAACAGCTCCTCGCGCACGGTGCGCGCGGACAGCCGGTAGGCGATGCCCCGACAGCTCCGCCCCCGCACGAGTCCCAAGCTCAACCCAGGGTGCCGCGCGGTGCCCCGCATCTTCGGATCCGCGAGGCAGAAGCGCCGCGTCCAGCCCTCGAGGGTCGCGAGCCGCCGCTCCACGGGCGTGAAGGGCGGCGCCTCCAGCATGGAGCCGTAGACGAACAACCAGGAGTCCGTCCGGGCGGCGTCATGGGGGGCGGCGGCCAGCGCCTTGTCGAGCGAGGCGGCGAGCTCACCCGGGCTGCGCAGCAAGTCATTCAAGAGTCGGTCCCTCACGGTGGGTCTACGGTCTCGTGAGGCGCGAGCTTCAGCACCCCGGCGACGGACCGCTACCTTCTTTAACCGCCCCGCCCGGCTCCGCATGCGCTGCCCGGGCAAGCACACGTCATGGGGCACAGTAGACCGACGCGCGCAGCCTCCCCCGTCACGACTCCTCCTCGTCGGCGCGAACGAGCTCGGTGGCGCCCTGCACCTTGCGCAGCCGCACGGAGGTGCTCCGTCCGCTCCGGGCCAGGGCCTCGGACAAGGCGTCCGCATGCGTCGTCACGCAGATCTGGCTCCGCTGGGAGGCATCCACCAGGAGCCGGGCCAGCGGGCCGAGCAGCTCCGGGTGCAGGCTCGTCTCCGGCTCGTTGAGGACGAGGAACTCCGGAGGACGGGGACTGAGGAGCGCCGCCAGCAAACAGAGGTAGCGCAGGGTGCCGTCGGACAACTCCCGCGCCGACAGCGCACGCGCGAGGCCCGCCTGGTGGAGCCAGAGACCGAAGCGGCCCTCGGTGGCTTGAATCTCCAGCCGCGCGCCGGGAAAGGCCTCGGTGATGGCGCGCTCCAGTCCGGCCGCGTCGCCGATCTCCACGATGGTCTGGAGCGCCGCCGCCAGGTCCCGACCGTCATGCGCGAGCACGGGCGTGCGCACGCCCACTTGAGGCGAGCGCTGGGGCGCGTCGGGGTCCGTGCGGAAGTGATGGTAGAAGCGCCACTGCCGGAGCGTGCCCTGGAGCTCCGACAGCCGAGGGAAGCGGTGCGGCTCGGCCAGTTGCGCGAGCACCGACTCGCCCGACCAGAGCGTCAGCGGGAAGGCCACCCGCTGCCCCTCGCCGTCACGCAGGAAGGCCGAGCGGTCCTTGCGCTCCATGAGCACCAGCTTGCGGCGCGCCTCCAGCGCCCACAGGTGCTCCTCCTTCACCTCGGGGTCGAGGATGAAGAAGCTCGGGTCCAGGGGACCGGTCGGCACGGGACCCAGGCTCAGCTCGTATGCCAGCCCGTCCAGCGTGACGCCCACGGTGAGCCGGGCGGGCTTCTTCTCCCGCGCGCCCGCCCACAGCACGCTGGGCACGCCGCCCTCGTCCGCGAGCACGCGCGTGAGCTGCCCCTGAGCCGCCGCGCACAGCAGGTACAGCGCCCGGTAGAGGTTCGTCTTGCCACTGCCATTGGGCCCCACCACCACGGTGAGCCGCTCCAGGGGCAGCACCAGCTTGCGCACCGAGCGGTACCCCGAG includes:
- a CDS encoding primary-amine oxidase, yielding MSTLTRRILLAGVLSFANLSCAMRSGAAGGVPTRPAPTPLHPLEAFSAAEYTRALHLLRERGHVNEHTLISLAAPWEPSKEELEAFEAGTPVPRRAFVVVHDTARNMTFEARVRLTPPEAVEEWKHVPGVQPSLVTADKELGKALVWKDERWLTAMRRRGLGNPQHIHLDTWAPGPSQDPALKDHRLLRVFPFFKGDSAYAYARPVEGVLALVDLTTRTVVDVIDGDVVPVPQDAGAFDAASVGPPSPRPRPIVMTHPEGVNFTVTGNEVRWQNWRFRVEAHPREGAVLHQVTYADGGRERKVLHRLSLSEMVVPYGDPGETWSWRSAFDVGEYGFGNHVGPLDPGVDVPAGAAFLPAIGSNGAGEVLETPRALALYERDGGILWKHYDTDAKRNESRRGIELVVAYGVAVANYDYLLAYVFKQDGSIAVDVQLTGIMLAKGVRPESGHAGHAGHDPFGHKVAEGVLAVHHQHFFSFRLDLDVDGRRNSLLEMNTRSLPMGAANPLGNAFAMDMEPLASEARAQRDMNLASARRWLIQNPQEHNTLGMPTGFALVPGENTVPFAAPENLSRRRAGFIDHHFWATRYAPGELNAAGAYPNQSRGGDGLPTWVKDDQSLVGEDVVVWYTLGVTHTPRPEEWPVMPVAHAGFHLLPVGFFARNPALALPRVSMDPASP
- a CDS encoding AAA family ATPase — protein: MAISQLEVSGYRSVRKLVLPLERLTVVVGPNGSGKTNLYRALYLLCAAAQGQLTRVLADEGGVPSVLWAGAREKKPARLTVGVTLDGLAYELSLGPVPTGPLDPSFFILDPEVKEEHLWALEARRKLVLMERKDRSAFLRDGEGQRVAFPLTLWSGESVLAQLAEPHRFPRLSELQGTLRQWRFYHHFRTDPDAPQRSPQVGVRTPVLAHDGRDLAAALQTIVEIGDAAGLERAITEAFPGARLEIQATEGRFGLWLHQAGLARALSARELSDGTLRYLCLLAALLSPRPPEFLVLNEPETSLHPELLGPLARLLVDASQRSQICVTTHADALSEALARSGRSTSVRLRKVQGATELVRADEEES
- a CDS encoding peptidase domain-containing ABC transporter — protein: MSDHDRDTLPEPSAAPEGPPPNTGDDTFAPLPEALEEVLLALAQSTGQSPGRGAVRGALRDATRHLPGGLEAQWGAWLQHAGQALGLTLTLLRRPLDEVLQEGHRQGPIAAVFFAQGQARWVRFDEWDGARVRVHGSALPEQGAQWTRRELVKRLAGWGAAPDIWVLAEESEPLQSLRGPEGRTPSPFARVRGLARLEAADIRAVFIYAVGVGLFALTTPIAVQSLVNTVAFGSLLQPLVVLSILLLGGLAFAAALRAMQYWVVELIQQRLFIRVVSDLSHRLPRVRTRAMDQAHGPELANRFFDVVTVQKACATLLIDGLALVLQTAIGLLMLAFYHPMLLAFDFFLLVCVAGILIGYGRSAASSGIKESKAKYAVAAWLQELVRHPVAFRQRGGSTHALERADSLARDWLGSRRKHFKYLFRQVIGALALQAVASALLLGLGGWLVIGRQLSLGQLVAAELIVTSVLAAFVKFGKHLEAYYDLLAAADKLGQLVDLPVERELGESHAPRSGPAELVVRGLAFHFREDAPVLSDVSFTLRAGEKVALTGESAEGKSTLGELLYGLRSPTRGRILVDGADTRDVSFATLRRDVALVGAPELFAGTIVENLRMGQPELPLGEIRHVLEELGLGDAISRLPEGLHTELTTGGQPLSSGQRVLLHLARTLLLRPRLLVIDEVLDALDARTRDRVLRLLLASDAPWTLLLITHHPDLFSRCERVLALHAGQIHAFSSESSARAPSHSDATLNP
- a CDS encoding cysteine desulfurase-like protein, whose translation is MTSPFAEHFPALRLDFSYLDNAAGAQVPARCIDAISGYLSTGSCNVNQPYGVSVRTTELKARARAATAEFLGCQPDEVMLGTSATALSFQLARAFSRLFQPGDEVVISELEHESNASPWRDLEAQGVGVRLWRAHWPEGRLELADLRALLTPRTRLVALTAASNAVGTVPDVAGAAALARAVGAWTLVDAVHASPHLLPDVRAWGADFALMSPYKVFGPHLGCLYVRRDLLARLPADKLWFVPDDSVQKFEPGTAPHELLAGWLGSLDYVREVLGDGVPGRAGLERAFRRIVALEQPLLESTLERLLAHPRVRLYGIAEPQGRVATFCFNVPGRTPRAVAEHLARHGVGVAAGHYYSTMTAQALGLMPEGAVRVSLLHYNSARDVERLMDALNRLP
- a CDS encoding gamma-glutamylcyclotransferase → MNDLLRSPGELAASLDKALAAAPHDAARTDSWLFVYGSMLEAPPFTPVERRLATLEGWTRRFCLADPKMRGTARHPGLSLGLVRGRSCRGIAYRLSARTVREELFRVWEREMTLPFYVPCWLETWTTEGGIPVLTFCTDPVGPLHEPTPEPGAMLQRLATCEGESGPNADYLEETVQQLAEAGIPDADLAQLAERVRAARAVLVPSGR